In Candidatus Desulfofervidus auxilii, one genomic interval encodes:
- a CDS encoding DUF523 domain-containing protein — MILVSACLIGLKCRYDGTNAFCNELMDFLKDKNYLPVCPEQLGGLPTPRAPAVIVGGDGFDVQKLKARVINEAQEDVTFNFLQGAKKTLELADLFGVERCYLKERSPSCGVNWVYKKEGLSRGCGVTTALLLKNGYAIIGV, encoded by the coding sequence ATGATTTTGGTCAGCGCTTGTTTGATAGGACTTAAATGTAGATACGATGGCACTAATGCCTTTTGTAATGAACTTATGGATTTTTTAAAGGATAAAAACTATTTACCTGTATGTCCTGAGCAGTTAGGAGGTCTTCCTACTCCTCGTGCGCCAGCAGTAATAGTGGGTGGCGATGGCTTTGATGTCCAAAAACTAAAAGCAAGGGTAATAAATGAAGCACAGGAAGATGTAACCTTTAATTTTCTTCAAGGAGCGAAAAAGACTCTAGAACTGGCAGATTTGTTTGGTGTTGAAAGGTGTTATCTTAAGGAAAGGAGCCCTTCTTGTGGAGTAAACTGGGTTTATAAAAAAGAAGGGCTATCTCGGGGATGTGGTGTCACTACAGCCTTGCTTCTAAAAAATGGATATGCAATAATTGGTGTTTAA
- the rpmB gene encoding 50S ribosomal protein L28 yields MSWKCEICGKRPSVGHNVSHANNRTKRRWLPNVQKVRAVVNGQVKRIRVCTKCLKAGKVVKPSVRRAT; encoded by the coding sequence ATGAGTTGGAAATGTGAGATTTGTGGCAAAAGACCCTCTGTAGGTCATAATGTAAGCCATGCCAATAATCGGACTAAAAGAAGATGGTTACCAAATGTGCAAAAAGTAAGAGCAGTAGTAAATGGACAGGTAAAGCGCATTCGGGTATGCACTAAGTGTTTAAAGGCCGGGAAGGTAGTGAAACCCAGTGTTAGAAGAGCTACTTAA
- a CDS encoding hydrogenase iron-sulfur subunit, whose protein sequence is MAHNGFEPKILCFLCNWCCYAAADSAGVARYQYPPNTRVIRVMCTGRIDPLFLIEGFLSHADGIFVGGUHLGECHYLEGNYEAQFVITFVHKIMKEIGINPKRLLLEWASSAEATRFVKLMTEFIDEIKGLGKLGESEDIEEETLQIRLEAAKEALEKAKLRMAFSKQAVKLKQKREKGEKIDLTLSEGLKKMIKDEFSLHQIILYLQKSPYSSSNLAKKLNIAEAEVEKYIASLEKKGRVTVKESIPVPVYIIKN, encoded by the coding sequence GTGGCTCATAATGGATTTGAACCCAAAATTTTATGTTTTCTTTGCAATTGGTGCTGTTATGCAGCAGCCGATTCTGCGGGTGTAGCTCGCTATCAATACCCCCCTAATACTAGGGTAATCAGGGTCATGTGCACTGGAAGGATAGACCCCCTATTTCTTATAGAGGGTTTTTTATCTCATGCAGATGGAATATTTGTAGGTGGGTGACACTTGGGTGAATGTCATTACCTGGAAGGTAATTATGAAGCCCAATTTGTAATAACTTTTGTTCATAAAATAATGAAAGAAATAGGGATAAATCCCAAAAGACTCCTCTTAGAGTGGGCCTCGTCAGCAGAGGCCACACGGTTTGTAAAACTTATGACTGAATTTATAGATGAGATTAAAGGCCTTGGCAAATTGGGAGAAAGTGAGGATATAGAAGAAGAAACACTGCAAATAAGGCTTGAGGCAGCAAAGGAGGCTTTAGAAAAAGCTAAATTAAGGATGGCATTTAGTAAACAGGCAGTAAAACTTAAACAAAAGAGAGAAAAGGGAGAAAAAATAGATTTAACATTGAGTGAAGGACTTAAAAAAATGATAAAAGATGAATTTTCTCTTCATCAAATAATTTTATATCTGCAAAAATCGCCTTACTCTTCGTCTAACTTAGCTAAAAAACTAAATATAGCTGAGGCAGAGGTAGAAAAATATATTGCTTCTTTAGAAAAAAAAGGTAGAGTTACCGTTAAAGAGAGTATTCCAGTTCCGGTTTATATCATAAAAAATTAA
- a CDS encoding CoB--CoM heterodisulfide reductase iron-sulfur subunit A family protein has protein sequence MVEKGKMIGAVMVVGGGIAGIQAALDLAEVGYFVYLVEEKSCIGGVMAELDKTFPTNDCALUILSPKLVVAGGHPNIKIITLAKIENIEGKPGNFKVKIKKQPRYIDETKCTACGICASYCPTPVFDTYNANLGLTKCIHIDYPQAVPATYVVDTSACLFVNRQECKICVPTCQAEAIDFSQTASYEEIAVGAIILTPGFSVSDVYTSNQYGYAQYPNVVTSLEFERIMCASGPYKGEILRPSDKKPPKKIAWLQCVGSRDQKHPYCSAVCCMYAVKEAVVSKEHDPDLEITIFYMDIRAQGKGFEEFIQRAQDEYHIRFVHSRVGQVREIENHDLVLRYCLENGKIVEEEFDMVVLSVGLAAPRTALELARVFKIGLNKYSFSQTNEFTPVNTTKEGIYVAGAFQGPKDIPESVTQATGAVGCACSLLAPARNALTVKKEYPPEIEIEEEPRIGVFVCHCGINIGGVVNVPEVQKYAATLKNVVYSEQNLYSCSQDTQERIKEMIKKYRLNRVVVAACTPRTHEPLFQETIREAGLNRCLFEFVNIRDQCSWVHMHEKEKATEKAKELVRMGVAKARYIKPLKEEKVPVIPRTLIIGGGLAGMTAALTLANQGFACYLIERQSELGGNLRHIHYTLEGNNPKELLERLNEEISQHKKVEVFTNANIKEISGYVGNFKTVVELSNGEKKELEHGAIIVATGGHEYLPKQYLYGEDDRVLTQTELEKKLVTAELNEKDLNTVVMIQCVGSRTEERPYCSKICCSQALKNALKIKDINPNANVYIFYRDIRAYGFRENYYKKARENGIIFIRYDKNNPPNVEQDHDKLKLTGIDPILEEKIVIYPDLLVLSVAIVPNDNKELATLLKTPLSSDGFFLEAHVKLRPVEASVDGIFYAGIAHFPKPIDETISQALAAAAKASIVLAKGYVEVEPIVSWVDKDKCIGCGTCESLCPYKAIRLVKVNKRKKAETITASCKGCGICSAHCPTRAISMGRFTDEQIMAQIAAFKEE, from the coding sequence ATGGTAGAGAAAGGAAAAATGATAGGCGCAGTAATGGTTGTAGGGGGAGGTATTGCCGGTATTCAAGCTGCTTTAGATTTAGCAGAAGTGGGATATTTTGTCTATCTGGTGGAAGAAAAGTCTTGTATTGGTGGAGTTATGGCGGAGTTAGATAAGACATTTCCCACCAATGACTGTGCTCTCTGAATTCTTTCACCAAAGCTAGTGGTGGCAGGTGGTCACCCCAATATAAAAATCATTACCCTCGCTAAAATAGAAAATATTGAAGGGAAACCAGGAAATTTTAAGGTAAAAATTAAGAAACAACCAAGATACATTGATGAAACAAAGTGCACAGCTTGTGGTATTTGCGCAAGTTATTGTCCTACACCTGTTTTTGATACTTATAACGCTAACCTTGGGCTCACAAAGTGTATTCATATTGATTATCCTCAGGCAGTTCCTGCCACTTATGTAGTAGACACTAGTGCTTGCTTGTTTGTAAATAGGCAGGAGTGTAAGATATGTGTTCCTACCTGTCAGGCAGAGGCCATAGATTTTAGTCAAACAGCATCCTATGAGGAAATTGCTGTAGGTGCTATTATTTTAACCCCAGGTTTTAGCGTTAGTGATGTCTATACTTCTAATCAATATGGTTATGCCCAATATCCAAATGTGGTTACCAGCCTTGAGTTTGAACGGATTATGTGTGCCTCTGGTCCTTATAAAGGGGAGATTTTACGGCCTTCGGATAAAAAACCTCCCAAAAAGATTGCTTGGCTGCAATGTGTGGGTTCTCGTGACCAGAAGCATCCTTATTGCTCAGCAGTTTGTTGTATGTATGCTGTAAAAGAGGCCGTGGTTTCTAAAGAACATGACCCTGATTTAGAAATTACTATTTTTTATATGGATATCAGAGCGCAAGGAAAAGGTTTTGAGGAATTTATCCAACGGGCACAAGATGAATACCACATCCGTTTTGTGCATTCCCGTGTGGGCCAAGTGAGAGAGATAGAAAACCATGATTTAGTCTTAAGGTATTGTTTAGAAAACGGAAAGATTGTGGAAGAAGAGTTTGATATGGTGGTTTTATCGGTGGGTCTAGCTGCTCCACGAACAGCGTTGGAGCTTGCTAGGGTGTTTAAAATTGGGTTGAATAAATACAGTTTTTCTCAAACAAATGAATTTACTCCTGTAAATACCACAAAAGAGGGTATTTATGTAGCCGGGGCATTTCAAGGACCAAAGGACATCCCAGAAAGTGTCACCCAGGCAACTGGTGCAGTTGGTTGTGCTTGTAGTTTACTTGCTCCAGCAAGAAATGCCCTTACAGTTAAGAAAGAATATCCTCCAGAAATAGAAATAGAAGAAGAACCAAGAATAGGAGTATTTGTTTGTCATTGTGGAATAAATATTGGTGGAGTAGTCAATGTGCCTGAAGTCCAAAAATATGCTGCTACTTTAAAAAATGTGGTTTATAGTGAGCAAAATCTATATAGTTGTTCTCAAGATACTCAAGAAAGAATCAAGGAAATGATTAAAAAATACCGCTTAAATCGGGTAGTAGTGGCTGCTTGCACTCCTAGGACTCATGAACCTCTGTTTCAAGAAACCATCAGAGAGGCAGGTCTAAACCGTTGTTTATTTGAATTTGTAAATATCAGAGACCAATGTTCTTGGGTGCATATGCATGAAAAGGAAAAAGCAACAGAAAAGGCAAAAGAATTGGTGCGCATGGGAGTGGCTAAGGCCAGATACATCAAACCTCTTAAGGAAGAAAAAGTACCAGTTATACCACGCACCCTTATCATTGGAGGGGGATTAGCAGGGATGACTGCTGCCCTTACCTTAGCCAATCAAGGGTTTGCATGTTACTTGATAGAAAGACAAAGTGAATTGGGTGGGAATCTCCGTCACATCCATTATACCTTAGAGGGGAATAATCCCAAGGAACTCCTAGAAAGACTGAATGAAGAAATTTCTCAACATAAAAAAGTAGAGGTTTTTACCAATGCAAATATAAAAGAAATTAGTGGTTATGTGGGTAATTTTAAGACGGTGGTTGAGTTATCCAATGGAGAGAAAAAGGAACTTGAACATGGGGCAATAATTGTAGCCACGGGTGGACATGAATATTTGCCTAAACAGTATCTTTACGGTGAAGACGATAGAGTGCTTACCCAAACAGAATTAGAGAAGAAATTAGTTACTGCTGAACTCAATGAAAAAGACTTAAATACCGTAGTTATGATTCAATGTGTGGGTTCTCGGACAGAAGAAAGACCTTATTGTAGTAAAATTTGCTGTAGCCAGGCCCTTAAAAATGCCTTAAAAATAAAAGATATAAATCCCAATGCCAATGTGTATATATTTTATCGGGATATTAGAGCCTATGGTTTTAGAGAAAATTATTATAAGAAGGCAAGAGAAAATGGCATAATTTTTATCAGATATGATAAAAACAATCCTCCAAATGTAGAACAAGACCATGATAAATTGAAGCTAACAGGTATAGATCCTATTTTAGAAGAAAAAATAGTAATTTATCCTGATTTATTGGTTTTAAGCGTAGCCATTGTGCCTAATGATAACAAAGAGCTAGCTACCTTGCTAAAGACACCCCTTAGTAGTGACGGTTTTTTCTTAGAAGCACATGTAAAATTAAGGCCAGTAGAAGCATCTGTAGATGGTATTTTTTATGCTGGGATTGCCCATTTCCCTAAACCTATTGATGAGACTATATCTCAAGCCTTAGCTGCTGCAGCTAAGGCCTCTATTGTTTTAGCTAAAGGATATGTAGAAGTTGAACCTATTGTTTCTTGGGTGGATAAAGATAAGTGTATTGGCTGTGGTACCTGTGAGAGCCTATGTCCTTATAAGGCAATTAGACTTGTCAAAGTGAATAAAAGAAAGAAGGCCGAAACCATAACTGCTTCTTGTAAAGGTTGTGGTATATGTTCTGCCCATTGTCCTACCAGAGCCATTTCTATGGGAAGATTTACTGATGAACAGATAATGGCTCAAATCGCAGCTTTTAAGGAGGAATAG
- a CDS encoding 4Fe-4S dicluster domain-containing protein: MEEILIEQLDPNFKFQVAGKLGGESIKACFACGTCTAACPVKGVNEAFDPRKIIHMVLLGMKKQVLSSDIIWHCIQCKSCSFVCPQDVKFSEIMAVLRNMAIEDNYAHPSFKETVEKIDKFSLEIREKMLLNILNKKAETLEVNLKELAKSSI; encoded by the coding sequence TTGGAAGAGATATTAATTGAACAATTAGACCCAAATTTTAAGTTTCAAGTAGCTGGAAAACTTGGAGGAGAAAGTATTAAAGCCTGTTTTGCTTGTGGAACTTGCACTGCAGCCTGTCCTGTAAAAGGGGTAAATGAGGCATTTGACCCCAGAAAAATAATACACATGGTTCTTTTGGGAATGAAAAAACAGGTGCTTAGCTCTGACATTATTTGGCATTGTATTCAGTGTAAAAGTTGCTCCTTTGTTTGTCCTCAAGATGTGAAATTCAGTGAAATTATGGCCGTTTTGAGAAATATGGCGATTGAAGATAATTATGCCCATCCTTCTTTTAAAGAAACAGTAGAAAAAATAGACAAATTTTCTCTTGAAATCAGAGAGAAGATGCTTTTGAACATACTAAATAAAAAGGCTGAAACATTAGAAGTTAATTTAAAAGAATTAGCTAAGTCTAGTATTTAA